The genomic DNA CTGCCCTTCTGCCTCATGTACATCATTGCTGTCGTGGGCAACTGTGGGCTCATCTACCTCATCAGCCATGAGGAGGCCCTGCACCGGCCCATGTACTACCTCCTGGCCCTGCTCTCCTTCACAGATGTCACCTTGTGCACCACCACTGTACCCAATATGCTGTGCATATTCTGGTTCAACCTCAAGGAGATTGACTTCAGTGCTTGCCTGGCTCAGATGTTTTTTGTCCACATGCTGACTGGGATGGAGTCTGGGGTGCTCATGCTCATGGCCCtggaccgctatgtggccatctgctacCCCTTACGTTATGCCACCATCCTCACCAACCCTGTCATCACCAAGGCTGGTCTTGCCACCTTCCTGAGGGGTGTGGTGCTTATCGCCCCATTCACTTTCCTCACCAAGCGCCTGCCCTATTGCCGGGGCAACCACATCCCCCACACCTACTGCGACCACATGTCTGTGGCCAAGGTGTCCTGTGGCAATTTCAGGGTGAATGCTATCTATGGACTGATGGTTGCTCTCCTTATTGGTGTGTTTGACATCTGCTGTATTTCTGTGTCTTATGCTATGATCTTGCGGGCTGTGATAAGTTTGTCATCCGCAGATGCTCGTCACAAAGCCTTCAGCACCTGTACATCCCATATCTGTGCTATTGTCATTACATATGTTCCAGCCCTATTCACGATTTTTACTCACCGTTTTGGGGGACAAAACATTCCCCACAACATCCATATCATCATTGCTAATCTCTATTTGATGTCACCTCCTACCCTGAACCCCATTGTTTATGGGGTCAAAACCAAGCAGATACGAGAAGGGGTGATCAAATTACTTTTTAAGGAGAAAGATGTATTAACAATGAAATAGATTCATGAATTCATATCCAAAATTAAGTAAAGACAAATAATATTTCAGAGGAGATTCTTGAGTGTAAATTTAAGACCACCTGGtctcattaaagaaaaagaatattcatTGAATATCTTCTATAATAttaactgaattatttttttgGAGGGCGCATCAATGGTAGGAATTAATAAATAGGAAATTTCCTTCTAAACATAAGCAttactttttcttaaaaggaaTTTCACTTCAGTACAACCTCGATGCTGTTGAGAAATAATTGCTTTGCTTATTTCCTACTGTGTTTTGCATGTTGAACAAATCTCAAGTGGAGTGCACACAAGAAGTAATATAAAAGATTTCCTCATCTTCTTCTGGAGATTCACCTGTTCCTGGAGGATatccataaaaaaaagaattctcagAGTCTGTTTCATAAAGCCATTCACACACATTTTAGTGACTTCATTTACTCCCACTATTCCTTTCACTGAATCATTTTGTATAGTGTAGTTCTATAAACTCATGTATACCTAAGCTGTATTGAATTTCCACTATCAAGGGGAATGATATTCATATATTTGTATCAGTAAGATCTAAATAAAAGATTGAATAA from Manis pentadactyla isolate mManPen7 chromosome 9, mManPen7.hap1, whole genome shotgun sequence includes the following:
- the LOC118933114 gene encoding olfactory receptor 52N2-like; the encoded protein is MPGANSSSLTPGVFILNGVPGLEDTHIWISLPFCLMYIIAVVGNCGLIYLISHEEALHRPMYYLLALLSFTDVTLCTTTVPNMLCIFWFNLKEIDFSACLAQMFFVHMLTGMESGVLMLMALDRYVAICYPLRYATILTNPVITKAGLATFLRGVVLIAPFTFLTKRLPYCRGNHIPHTYCDHMSVAKVSCGNFRVNAIYGLMVALLIGVFDICCISVSYAMILRAVISLSSADARHKAFSTCTSHICAIVITYVPALFTIFTHRFGGQNIPHNIHIIIANLYLMSPPTLNPIVYGVKTKQIREGVIKLLFKEKDVLTMK